In Halobaculum magnesiiphilum, the following proteins share a genomic window:
- the gyrB gene encoding DNA topoisomerase (ATP-hydrolyzing) subunit B, giving the protein MSDSGDSEYGAGQIQVLEGLQAVRKRPAMYIGSTDSRGLHHLVYEVVDNSIDEALAGYCDEIEVTVHDDGSVSVSDDGRGIPVDSHEKYDRPALEVIMTVLHAGGKFDNKSYQVSGGLHGVGVSVVNALSKRLEVEVKRDGAVWRHRFDHGEPEEGAFERVRDMESDEDTGTTIRFWPDTDIFETTDFSFDTLANRLRELAFLNEGVTITLADERDGTDETFHYEGGIREFVEYLNETRTPLHRDVVYFDADEEAEDGVVQVEVAMQATDELQGSVHAFANNINTREGGTHLTGFKTALTRVVNDYANDNGLIGDLDGNLKGEDVREGLTAVISVKHPDPQFEGQTKTKLGNSEVRGIVESAVHEHLGTFFEENPDTAETIVSKAAEAARARKAAKQAEELTRRKSALESTALPGKLSDCQSRDPEDSELFIVEGDSAGGSAKLGRNPEFQAILPLGGKILNVEKHRLDRVLQNDEIRNMITAVGTGVGDEFDIEEARYHKIIMMTDADVDGAHIRTLLLTLFYRHMRPLIEAGYVYAAQPPLYRIRYRGTTYDAMTEAERETIVEEKCDGNPDQVQRFKGLGEMNPEQLWETTMNPENRVLKQITIDDAAAADRMFNVLMGDSVEPRKQFIKEHAPEAEWVDI; this is encoded by the coding sequence ATGTCAGATTCAGGGGATAGTGAGTACGGTGCCGGGCAGATTCAGGTGCTGGAGGGCCTCCAGGCCGTCCGCAAGCGCCCGGCGATGTACATCGGTTCTACGGACTCTCGCGGCCTCCATCATCTGGTCTACGAGGTCGTCGACAACTCCATCGACGAGGCGCTCGCGGGCTACTGCGACGAGATCGAGGTGACCGTCCACGACGACGGCTCGGTCTCCGTCTCCGACGACGGGCGCGGCATCCCCGTCGACAGCCACGAGAAGTACGACCGTCCCGCCCTGGAGGTCATCATGACGGTCCTCCACGCCGGCGGGAAGTTCGACAACAAGTCCTACCAGGTGTCGGGCGGGCTCCACGGCGTCGGCGTCTCCGTCGTCAACGCGCTGTCGAAGCGGCTCGAAGTGGAGGTGAAGCGCGACGGCGCCGTCTGGCGCCACCGCTTCGACCACGGCGAGCCCGAGGAGGGCGCCTTCGAGCGCGTCCGCGACATGGAGTCCGACGAGGACACGGGCACGACCATCCGGTTTTGGCCCGACACGGACATCTTCGAGACGACCGACTTCTCGTTCGACACGCTCGCGAACCGCCTGCGCGAGCTGGCGTTCCTGAACGAGGGCGTCACGATCACGCTGGCCGACGAGCGCGACGGCACCGACGAGACGTTCCACTACGAAGGCGGCATCCGCGAGTTCGTCGAGTACCTCAACGAGACGCGCACGCCGCTGCACCGCGACGTGGTGTACTTCGACGCCGACGAGGAGGCCGAGGACGGCGTCGTGCAGGTGGAGGTCGCGATGCAGGCGACCGACGAGCTCCAAGGGTCGGTCCACGCGTTCGCCAACAACATCAACACGCGCGAGGGCGGGACCCACCTCACCGGGTTCAAGACCGCGCTGACGCGCGTCGTCAACGACTACGCCAACGACAACGGGCTCATCGGCGACCTCGACGGCAACCTCAAGGGCGAGGACGTCCGCGAGGGGCTGACGGCCGTTATCTCGGTGAAACACCCCGACCCGCAGTTCGAGGGACAGACGAAGACGAAGCTCGGGAACTCTGAGGTCCGCGGGATCGTCGAGTCGGCGGTCCACGAGCACCTCGGGACGTTCTTCGAGGAGAACCCCGACACCGCCGAGACGATCGTGAGCAAGGCCGCCGAGGCCGCGCGCGCCCGCAAAGCGGCCAAGCAGGCCGAGGAGCTCACCCGGCGGAAGTCGGCGCTGGAGTCGACGGCGCTGCCCGGGAAGCTCTCGGACTGCCAGTCCCGCGATCCCGAGGACTCGGAGCTGTTCATCGTGGAGGGCGACTCCGCGGGCGGGTCGGCGAAGCTGGGACGCAACCCCGAGTTCCAGGCGATCCTGCCGCTGGGCGGGAAGATCCTCAACGTCGAGAAGCACCGCCTCGACCGGGTGCTCCAGAACGACGAGATCCGGAACATGATCACCGCCGTCGGCACCGGGGTCGGCGACGAGTTCGACATCGAGGAGGCGCGCTATCACAAGATCATCATGATGACCGACGCCGACGTCGACGGCGCGCACATCCGGACGCTCCTGCTCACGCTGTTCTACCGGCACATGCGCCCGCTGATCGAGGCCGGCTACGTGTACGCCGCCCAACCGCCGCTGTACCGCATCCGCTATCGGGGAACGACCTACGACGCGATGACCGAGGCCGAGCGCGAGACCATCGTCGAGGAGAAGTGCGACGGGAACCCCGACCAGGTTCAGCGGTTCAAGGGGCTCGGCGAGATGAATCCCGAACAGCTGTGGGAGACGACCATGAACCCGGAGAACCGGGTGCTCAAACAGATCACGATCGACGACGCCGCGGCCGCGGACCGCATGTTCAACGTCCTGATGGGCGACTCGGTCGAGCCGCGCAAGCAGTTCATCAAGGAGCACGCGCCCGAGGCGGAGTGGGTGGACATCTGA
- a CDS encoding DNA topoisomerase IV subunit A codes for MSADTPESDTKLNEAEAREQLIDLAADIYDQFERGDIPQMSLPTRTKSNIVFDDESGVWVYGDRTSTRSANSVRGARKLLKAAYTVEFLAQQLDEDRSSTLRELYYLSESWDSEDAGFNDQDESNQLVEDLEIVSGVTREDFHMRPEESGATLMGPLELREQTRRGERDIHCQEDVGEGGYQIPNNPDTIEFLDHDIDFVLAVETGGMRDRLIENGFDTDYNCLVVHLKGQPARATRRITKRLHDELDLPVVVFTDGDPWSYRIFGSVAYGSIKSAHLSEYLATPEAEYVGIRPQDIVDYDLPTDPLADSDVNALESELEDPRFQTDFWEEQIELQLDIGKKAEQQALAAQGLDFVTDTYLPDRLGEMGVL; via the coding sequence ATGAGCGCAGACACACCCGAATCCGACACCAAGCTGAACGAGGCCGAGGCCCGCGAGCAGCTGATCGATCTGGCGGCCGACATCTACGATCAGTTCGAGCGCGGCGACATCCCGCAGATGAGCCTGCCGACGCGGACGAAGAGCAACATCGTCTTCGACGACGAAAGCGGCGTGTGGGTGTACGGCGACCGTACGTCCACCCGCTCGGCCAACTCCGTGCGCGGCGCGCGAAAGCTCCTGAAGGCGGCCTACACCGTCGAGTTCCTCGCCCAGCAGCTCGACGAGGACCGCTCGTCCACCCTGCGTGAGCTGTACTACCTCTCGGAGTCGTGGGACTCCGAGGACGCGGGGTTCAACGACCAGGACGAGTCGAACCAACTGGTCGAGGACCTGGAGATCGTCTCTGGCGTCACCCGCGAGGACTTCCACATGCGCCCGGAGGAGTCCGGGGCGACCCTGATGGGTCCGCTGGAGCTTCGCGAGCAGACCCGCCGCGGCGAGCGCGACATCCACTGCCAGGAGGACGTTGGGGAGGGCGGCTACCAGATCCCCAACAACCCCGACACGATCGAGTTCCTCGACCACGACATCGACTTCGTGCTGGCGGTGGAGACCGGCGGCATGCGCGACCGGCTCATCGAGAACGGGTTCGACACCGACTACAACTGCCTCGTCGTCCACCTGAAGGGCCAGCCGGCGCGCGCGACCCGGCGGATCACCAAGCGCCTGCACGACGAACTCGACCTCCCGGTCGTGGTCTTCACTGACGGCGACCCGTGGTCGTACCGGATCTTCGGGTCGGTCGCCTACGGCTCGATCAAGTCCGCGCACCTCTCGGAGTACCTCGCGACGCCGGAGGCCGAGTACGTCGGCATCCGCCCGCAGGACATCGTCGACTACGACCTGCCGACGGACCCGCTGGCGGACTCGGACGTGAACGCCCTCGAATCGGAGCTGGAGGACCCGCGCTTCCAGACCGACTTCTGGGAGGAACAGATCGAGCTACAACTCGACATCGGAAAGAAGGCCGAACAGCAGGCGCTGGCGGCCCAGGGCCTCGACTTCGTGACCGACACGTACCTCCCCGATCGCCTCGGGGAGATGGGCGTCCTGTGA
- the rocF gene encoding arginase, which yields MTVRIIGAPTDYGQDRRGVDMGPSAIRYAGLSDALSSAGVDAADAGDLTVPRAEERNPDARTPSTGTAKFLQEIEEVTTALADRVADSVAAGETPLVLGGDHSVAIGSLSGSARDAEIGAVWFDAHGDYNTPSTSPSGNVHGMPLAAVLGHGDWEGVEWANAPGLSEENVAYVGLRALDDSEREAIRDSEMTAYTMSDIDERGITDVVGAALTVAGDGVDGVHVSLDMDWLDPTIAPGVGTPVRGGVTYREAHHAMELVAETDGVRSMEVVEVNPVLDESNETAELATELVASAFGKRIL from the coding sequence ATGACCGTTCGCATCATCGGCGCGCCGACAGACTACGGCCAGGACCGCCGGGGCGTCGACATGGGTCCGTCAGCCATCCGATACGCAGGTCTCTCGGACGCGCTTTCGTCCGCCGGCGTCGACGCCGCGGACGCCGGCGACCTCACGGTTCCCCGAGCGGAGGAGCGAAACCCGGACGCCCGGACGCCGAGCACGGGCACCGCGAAGTTCCTCCAGGAGATCGAGGAGGTCACGACCGCGCTCGCCGACCGCGTCGCCGACAGCGTCGCCGCCGGCGAGACGCCGCTCGTCCTCGGCGGCGACCACTCGGTCGCGATCGGCTCCCTGTCGGGCAGCGCGCGCGACGCCGAGATCGGCGCAGTCTGGTTCGACGCCCACGGCGACTACAACACGCCGTCGACCTCCCCCTCGGGCAACGTCCACGGGATGCCGCTGGCGGCGGTACTGGGCCACGGCGACTGGGAGGGTGTCGAGTGGGCGAACGCCCCCGGGCTGTCCGAGGAGAACGTCGCGTACGTCGGCCTCCGCGCGCTCGACGACAGCGAGCGCGAGGCGATCCGCGACTCGGAGATGACCGCCTACACGATGTCGGACATCGACGAGCGCGGGATCACCGACGTGGTCGGGGCCGCCCTCACGGTCGCCGGCGACGGCGTCGACGGCGTCCACGTCAGCCTCGACATGGACTGGCTTGACCCGACCATCGCGCCGGGCGTCGGCACCCCCGTCCGCGGCGGCGTCACCTACCGCGAGGCACACCACGCGATGGAGCTCGTCGCCGAGACCGACGGCGTCCGCTCGATGGAGGTCGTCGAGGTGAACCCCGTCCTCGACGAGTCGAACGAGACGGCCGAACTCGCGACCGAACTCGTCGCCAGCGCGTTCGGCAAGCGGATCCTCTGA
- a CDS encoding DNA topoisomerase VI subunit B, which yields MTSFQSQLGEDQGIADELAEGQREISIAEFFEKNKHMLGFDSGARGLVTAVKEAVDNALDACEEAGIRPDIYVEIREVGDYYRLIVEDNGPGITKEQLPKVFGKLLYGSRFHAREQSRGQQGIGISAAVLYSQLTSGKPAKITSRPKGQADAQYFELIIDTDTNEPEIKAERTTSWDRSHGTRIEIEMEANMRARQQLHDYIKHTAVVNPHARLELREPGLDEPMKSERGTDQLPDETKEIRPHPHGVELGTLIKMLEATESYSVSGFLQEEFTRVGKKTADKVIDNFRDRHFGRELGWSADEAAVADAVAEAVSNKGAEATDFFAGEVASTLAERERTSHHELVGIVDNVAEAAEDEYGTRFGGTVRDNAVEAAWAAMTAYDEETDEDELTGDLYGLVDDATSTRKDDAVVAGMAERLARRFAAGDERTRTTHAQLRTLVDEAADDTEEFDDATFGDTARENVVEALWSRMVTVPDEVPKVREAAADRDTASELLEAMRETDILAPPTDCLAPITSELVEAGLRKEFDADFYAAATRDAEVHGGDPFIVEAGIAYGGELEEGGQVDLLRFANRVPLVYQRGACATTDVVKGIGWRNYGLDQPGGSGMPNGPAVIMIHVASTNVPFTSESKDALANIPAIEDEIELAVREAARELKSYLNKRRSMQKRREKQDVLGRILPEMAEKVAEVTGRDHPNIEGAMARIMNNVGVDRERDGDTVRLIVENHSDRTEEPDVTDIVSAEPTDVPDEATVVDLDGEWFVKWNPSVPGGEEATLEYTVAGDAEFDVNVDGIETEKLTVNA from the coding sequence ATGACGTCGTTCCAGTCGCAACTCGGCGAGGACCAGGGGATCGCCGACGAGCTGGCCGAGGGCCAGCGGGAGATCTCCATCGCCGAGTTCTTCGAGAAGAACAAGCACATGCTCGGGTTCGACTCGGGCGCCCGCGGGCTGGTCACCGCCGTCAAGGAGGCCGTCGACAACGCGCTCGACGCCTGCGAGGAGGCGGGGATTCGTCCCGACATCTACGTCGAGATCAGGGAAGTAGGAGACTACTACCGGCTGATCGTCGAGGACAACGGCCCCGGGATCACCAAGGAACAGCTCCCGAAGGTGTTCGGGAAGCTCCTGTACGGGAGCCGCTTTCACGCCCGCGAGCAGTCGCGCGGCCAGCAGGGGATCGGCATCTCCGCGGCCGTCCTCTACTCCCAGCTCACCTCCGGCAAGCCCGCGAAGATCACCTCCCGTCCGAAGGGACAGGCCGACGCGCAGTACTTCGAGCTGATCATCGACACGGACACCAACGAGCCGGAGATCAAAGCCGAGCGCACCACCTCCTGGGACCGCTCGCACGGCACGCGCATCGAGATAGAGATGGAGGCGAACATGCGCGCGCGCCAGCAGCTCCACGACTACATCAAACACACCGCCGTCGTGAACCCCCACGCGCGCCTCGAACTGCGCGAACCGGGGCTCGACGAGCCGATGAAGTCCGAGCGCGGCACCGACCAGCTTCCCGACGAGACGAAGGAGATCCGCCCGCACCCGCACGGGGTCGAACTCGGGACGCTGATCAAGATGCTGGAGGCGACCGAGAGCTACTCCGTCTCGGGGTTCCTCCAGGAGGAGTTCACCCGCGTCGGCAAGAAGACCGCCGACAAGGTGATCGACAACTTCCGCGACCGGCACTTCGGCCGGGAACTCGGCTGGAGCGCCGACGAGGCCGCCGTCGCCGACGCCGTCGCCGAGGCGGTGTCGAACAAGGGCGCCGAGGCGACCGACTTCTTCGCGGGCGAGGTCGCGAGCACGCTCGCCGAGCGCGAGCGCACGAGCCATCACGAGCTCGTCGGGATCGTCGACAACGTCGCCGAGGCCGCCGAGGACGAGTACGGCACGCGCTTCGGCGGGACCGTCCGCGACAACGCCGTCGAGGCCGCGTGGGCGGCGATGACCGCCTACGACGAGGAGACCGACGAGGACGAGCTCACCGGCGACCTGTACGGCCTCGTCGACGACGCCACCTCGACCCGGAAGGACGACGCGGTCGTCGCCGGCATGGCCGAGCGGCTCGCCCGTCGGTTCGCCGCCGGCGACGAGCGGACGCGAACGACCCACGCGCAACTGCGGACGCTCGTCGACGAGGCGGCCGACGACACCGAGGAGTTCGACGACGCGACGTTCGGCGACACCGCCCGCGAGAACGTCGTCGAGGCGCTGTGGTCGCGGATGGTCACCGTGCCCGACGAGGTGCCGAAGGTGCGCGAGGCGGCCGCCGACCGCGACACCGCCAGCGAGCTGCTGGAGGCGATGCGCGAGACGGACATCCTCGCGCCGCCGACGGACTGTCTCGCGCCCATCACCTCGGAACTCGTCGAGGCCGGCCTGCGCAAGGAGTTCGACGCGGACTTCTACGCCGCCGCGACGCGCGACGCCGAGGTCCACGGCGGCGACCCGTTCATCGTCGAGGCCGGCATCGCCTACGGCGGCGAGCTGGAGGAGGGCGGCCAGGTCGACCTGCTCCGGTTCGCCAACCGCGTCCCGCTCGTCTACCAGCGGGGCGCCTGTGCGACGACCGACGTGGTGAAGGGGATCGGCTGGCGCAACTACGGGCTGGACCAGCCCGGCGGCTCCGGCATGCCGAACGGCCCCGCGGTGATCATGATCCACGTCGCCTCGACGAACGTGCCGTTCACGAGCGAGTCGAAGGACGCGCTCGCGAACATCCCGGCCATCGAGGACGAGATCGAGCTCGCGGTCCGGGAGGCCGCCCGCGAACTGAAGAGCTACCTGAACAAGCGCCGCTCGATGCAGAAGCGCCGCGAGAAACAGGACGTCCTCGGCCGGATCCTCCCGGAGATGGCCGAGAAGGTCGCGGAGGTGACCGGGCGCGATCACCCGAACATCGAGGGCGCGATGGCGCGCATCATGAACAACGTCGGCGTCGATCGCGAGCGCGACGGCGACACCGTGCGCCTGATCGTCGAGAACCACTCCGACCGAACGGAAGAGCCCGACGTGACCGACATCGTCTCCGCGGAACCGACGGACGTGCCGGATGAGGCCACCGTGGTCGACCTCGACGGCGAGTGGTTCGTGAAGTGGAACCCGAGCGTCCCCGGCGGGGAGGAGGCGACCCTGGAGTACACCGTCGCCGGCGACGCCGAGTTCGACGTGAACGTCGACGGCATCGAGACCGAGAAGCTGACCGTGAACGCCTGA
- the gyrA gene encoding DNA gyrase subunit A, whose translation MSSEPPVDPEDVRAAQVDRVRIEEEMEQSYIDYAMSVIAGRALPDVRDGLKPVHRRILYAMHEMGVTSNTSHRKSSSVVGETMGDYHPHGDQAIYDTLVNMAQEFSMRYPLVDGQGNFGSMDGDPAAAPRYTEARMADIAEELLADIEKDTVDFSANYDDRLTEPDVLPAAYPNLLVNGSTGIAVGMSTKVPPHNLGEVIDATIELIDDPDATVADLMEHVKGPDFPTGANIVGRNSVREAYTTGRGRVRVRAEMEIEEYDNDRERIVVTELPYQENKARIVERIAEDVNEGIIEGIADLRDESDREGVRVVIELKRGANVEVVKNQLLEHHLESTFGVINLALVDGQPKVLTLKETLEHYIDHRKEVVTRRSQFDLDEAEDRAHILEGRLKALENVEDVVETIRESEDRDAARTALRNTFEFSEEQAEHIVRMQLGSLTSMEAAEIEEEYEDVQARIERLNEILDSEQELLDVIKTELREIKEKYDDDRRTGFVEDTGTVTHEDLIPEEESVVVLSEDDYIKRMPAADFRAQNRGGKGIIGADLKEGDRVSSVFLASTHDYLLCFTDKGRVYQLKTYQVPEMGRTARGKSAVNVLDLDGDEELTAVVNCADLTGEEYLTMVTEGGYVKRTAGDEFDNIFSTGIRAITLEDGDALVDVEVTDGGRNLVIGTRDGMAIRFDESEVRAMGRTARGVRGIKLTGDDRVAGVAAIDEDEHDWVLTVTENGYGKRTDLDEYRTQSRNGKGLIDIKTNERNGRVCAVEAVTFGDHLFAMSADGQIMRTRVEDISTIGRNTMGVTVMDLDEGDAVAAIDVLPAERVSAERSAEESAAEGSADDAE comes from the coding sequence ATGAGTTCCGAGCCGCCAGTCGACCCCGAGGACGTCCGCGCGGCCCAGGTCGACCGCGTCCGCATCGAAGAGGAGATGGAGCAGTCGTACATCGACTACGCGATGTCGGTCATCGCGGGTCGCGCGCTGCCCGACGTGCGGGACGGCCTCAAGCCGGTCCACCGGCGCATCCTCTATGCGATGCACGAGATGGGCGTCACCTCCAACACCAGCCACCGGAAGTCCTCGTCCGTGGTCGGCGAGACGATGGGTGATTACCACCCCCACGGCGACCAGGCCATCTACGACACGCTCGTCAACATGGCCCAGGAGTTCTCGATGCGCTACCCGCTGGTCGACGGCCAGGGGAACTTCGGGTCGATGGACGGCGACCCCGCCGCGGCGCCGCGGTACACGGAGGCCCGCATGGCCGACATCGCCGAGGAGCTGCTCGCGGACATCGAGAAGGACACCGTCGACTTCTCCGCGAACTACGACGACCGCCTGACCGAGCCGGACGTGCTCCCGGCGGCGTACCCCAATCTGCTGGTCAACGGCTCGACCGGCATCGCGGTCGGGATGTCGACGAAGGTGCCGCCGCACAACCTCGGGGAGGTGATCGACGCGACGATCGAGCTGATCGACGACCCCGACGCGACGGTCGCGGACCTGATGGAGCACGTGAAGGGGCCGGACTTCCCGACGGGCGCGAACATCGTCGGCCGCAACTCCGTGCGCGAGGCGTACACCACGGGTCGCGGCCGCGTTCGCGTCCGTGCGGAGATGGAAATCGAGGAGTACGACAACGACCGCGAGCGCATCGTCGTCACCGAGCTTCCCTACCAGGAGAACAAGGCGCGCATCGTCGAGCGGATCGCCGAGGACGTGAACGAGGGGATCATCGAGGGCATCGCCGACCTGCGCGACGAGTCCGACCGCGAGGGCGTGCGCGTCGTCATCGAACTGAAGCGCGGCGCGAACGTCGAGGTGGTGAAAAACCAGCTGCTGGAGCACCATCTGGAGTCCACGTTCGGCGTGATCAACCTCGCGCTGGTCGACGGCCAGCCGAAGGTGCTCACCCTGAAGGAGACGCTGGAGCACTACATCGACCACCGCAAGGAGGTCGTCACCCGGCGCTCGCAGTTCGACCTCGACGAGGCGGAGGACCGCGCACACATCCTCGAAGGACGGCTGAAGGCGCTGGAGAACGTCGAGGACGTGGTCGAGACGATCCGCGAGAGCGAGGACCGCGACGCCGCGAGGACCGCGCTGCGGAACACCTTCGAGTTCAGCGAGGAGCAGGCCGAACACATCGTCCGGATGCAGCTCGGCTCGCTGACCTCGATGGAGGCCGCCGAGATCGAGGAGGAGTACGAGGACGTGCAGGCGCGCATCGAGCGCCTGAACGAGATCCTCGACTCCGAGCAGGAGCTGCTCGACGTGATCAAGACGGAGCTTCGCGAGATCAAAGAGAAGTACGACGACGACCGCCGGACCGGGTTCGTCGAGGACACCGGCACCGTCACCCACGAGGACCTCATCCCGGAGGAGGAGTCGGTTGTCGTGCTCTCGGAGGACGACTACATCAAGCGGATGCCCGCGGCCGACTTCCGCGCGCAAAATCGCGGCGGCAAGGGGATCATCGGCGCCGACCTGAAGGAGGGCGACCGGGTCTCCTCGGTGTTCCTCGCGTCGACGCACGACTACCTGCTGTGTTTCACCGACAAGGGCCGCGTCTACCAGCTGAAGACCTACCAGGTCCCCGAGATGGGCCGCACCGCCCGCGGGAAGTCGGCGGTGAACGTGCTCGACCTGGACGGCGACGAGGAGTTGACGGCCGTCGTCAACTGCGCCGACCTCACGGGCGAGGAGTACCTCACGATGGTCACCGAGGGCGGCTACGTGAAGCGGACCGCCGGCGACGAGTTCGACAACATCTTCTCGACGGGCATCCGCGCGATCACGCTGGAGGACGGCGACGCGCTCGTCGACGTGGAGGTGACCGACGGCGGGCGGAACCTCGTGATCGGCACCCGCGACGGGATGGCGATCCGGTTCGACGAGAGCGAGGTGCGCGCGATGGGCCGCACCGCCCGCGGCGTCCGCGGGATCAAGCTCACCGGCGACGACCGCGTCGCCGGCGTCGCCGCCATCGACGAGGACGAACACGACTGGGTGCTCACCGTGACCGAGAACGGCTACGGCAAGCGCACCGACCTCGACGAGTACCGAACCCAGAGCCGCAACGGGAAGGGGCTCATCGACATCAAGACGAACGAGCGCAACGGGCGGGTGTGCGCCGTCGAGGCGGTCACCTTCGGCGACCACCTGTTCGCGATGAGCGCCGACGGGCAGATCATGCGCACCCGCGTCGAGGACATCTCGACGATCGGCCGCAACACGATGGGCGTCACCGTGATGGACCTGGACGAGGGCGACGCGGTCGCCGCCATCGACGTACTTCCGGCCGAGCGGGTCTCGGCAGAGCGAAGCGCGGAGGAGTCGGCGGCCGAGGGGTCGGCCGACGACGCCGAGTAG
- a CDS encoding glycosyltransferase family 2 protein has translation MSEQSLEQQGGVAGAATDAVAEPDRTDERTAEELIVGEDSEVRPTLSVVMPTLNEEDGIGECIERIRTAVEELQEPTEILISDSSTDRTPEIAEEMGAIVVVPDEAGYGYAYQYAFARCRGDYIAIGDADTTYDFEELPKLYDLVETGEADMAMGSRLDGEIMPGAMPSLHQYVGNPLLTRFLNAFYKAGVSDAHSGMRVFSREAWDRMDCETDGMEFASEMIMEAGARDLEIAEEPITYHEREGEATLESFRDGWRHVRFMLENAPGYLFSAPGLLLTVAGAALMALAVSGLEPGGGSFGVRTLMAGSLFVITGVQVASFGIYATLASDPIRRPKDAITEFVTGRFTLETGVFAGLVVFTVGAGLAAGMVLQWIATGYEAIPSVGASLLAFTAIVVGVQAVFGSFFIGIIQNA, from the coding sequence ATGTCTGAACAATCACTCGAACAACAGGGGGGAGTCGCCGGCGCCGCGACGGACGCGGTCGCCGAACCGGACAGAACGGACGAACGAACTGCCGAGGAGTTGATCGTCGGCGAGGACAGCGAGGTTCGGCCGACGCTCAGCGTGGTCATGCCGACGCTGAACGAGGAGGACGGGATCGGCGAGTGTATCGAGCGGATCCGAACCGCGGTCGAGGAGCTGCAGGAGCCGACCGAGATCCTGATCTCCGACAGCTCGACCGACCGGACGCCGGAGATCGCCGAGGAGATGGGCGCGATCGTCGTCGTCCCGGACGAGGCCGGCTACGGCTACGCCTACCAGTACGCGTTCGCCCGCTGTCGCGGCGACTACATCGCCATCGGCGACGCGGACACGACGTACGACTTCGAGGAGCTCCCGAAGCTGTACGACCTGGTCGAGACCGGCGAGGCCGACATGGCGATGGGGTCGCGCCTGGACGGGGAGATCATGCCGGGTGCCATGCCGTCGCTCCACCAGTACGTCGGGAACCCGTTGCTGACGCGGTTCCTGAACGCGTTCTACAAGGCCGGCGTCTCGGACGCCCACTCGGGGATGCGCGTGTTCTCCCGGGAGGCGTGGGACCGGATGGACTGTGAGACGGATGGAATGGAGTTCGCGAGCGAGATGATCATGGAGGCGGGCGCCCGCGATCTCGAGATCGCAGAAGAGCCCATCACCTACCACGAGCGCGAGGGCGAGGCGACCCTCGAGAGCTTCCGCGACGGGTGGCGACACGTCCGGTTCATGCTCGAGAACGCGCCCGGCTACCTGTTCTCCGCGCCGGGGCTGCTGTTGACCGTCGCCGGCGCGGCGCTGATGGCGCTCGCCGTGTCCGGGCTGGAACCCGGCGGCGGCTCGTTCGGGGTCCGGACCCTCATGGCGGGGAGCCTGTTCGTGATCACCGGCGTCCAGGTCGCGAGCTTCGGGATCTACGCGACGCTGGCGAGCGACCCGATCCGCCGCCCGAAGGACGCGATCACCGAGTTCGTGACCGGGCGGTTCACGCTGGAGACCGGCGTGTTCGCCGGGTTGGTCGTGTTCACCGTCGGCGCCGGACTCGCCGCGGGGATGGTATTGCAGTGGATCGCCACCGGGTATGAGGCGATCCCGTCCGTCGGCGCCAGCCTGTTGGCGTTCACCGCGATCGTCGTGGGGGTTCAAGCGGTGTTCGGGAGCTTCTTCATCGGCATCATCCAGAACGCCTGA